A portion of the Cryptomeria japonica chromosome 5, Sugi_1.0, whole genome shotgun sequence genome contains these proteins:
- the LOC131045801 gene encoding uncharacterized protein LOC131045801, with the protein MNNNIAELVDAMSRLCSKQDASEQSGKENLVDLSENDMGARRLTLTCCSEPSTSAASRRIFRARYSKRTRKAIKKSLKKSQGITVEISGGNQSDLERLHTNLDRAETLYEMDDFQRTLELCNQNLEIDPEHGFTIFLKGCALHGLRRYDQACHLLQTALELCPARATKDIEKALRLCKAAYVRREYNISEFLLGRQPPPEVEEFIGDVKINKTRGGRDRGLGRGRGLFATKDISVGQLFLVSNAAVIVNRSVRPLKIDPSHEIKTSLQEDLVDAVLDASKKSQKLCQQLFQLDDGTTQVRSSFPAIDLFHTHCQERKEVRRELKEQRIRNIVSLNSFGGEYKKFTGEGPENAEPLGFTGLWLLPSFINHSCLPNATGLHVGKAMFLHAAKPIKKGEEITISYFDALLPQSRREKICGAWGFDRCMKCRRCGLERSLRTALESLNAQFESLHHDALQETNTAMSAGQDSPTELPKSAEFAQVFEKLEQILAKYTTMKEEEKNWVRASYVTAYWAGMQSDKLSSVDPILSRDKIILNAVVSTVPGEIRTLAMVDQMLQGLKHQIGNEGSAVKSFLEQATDVYVRVFGTHGEIFSGAKSTIL; encoded by the coding sequence ATGAACAACAACATTGCGGAGTTGGTGGACGCCATGTCTAGGCTCTGCTCAAAACAGGATGCTTCAGAGCAGTCTGGAAAGGAAAATCTGGTCGACCTATCTGAGAATGACATGGGTGCACGAAGATTAACACTCACTTGTTGCTCAGAGCCCAGCACGTCCGCGGCCAGCCGACGTATATTCCGAGCAAGATATTCCAAGCGAACCAGAAAGGCCATCAAGAAGAGCCTCAAGAAAAGCCAGGGTATTACAGTAGAAATTTCAGGCGGAAATCAGTCTGATCTGGAGCGGCTGCACACAAATTTGGATCGAGCGGAGACGCTCTATGAAATGGACGATTTCCAGCGGACGTTAGAGCTCTGCAACCAGAATCTGGAGATCGATCCCGAGCATGGCTTCACCATCTTTCTAAAAGGCTGCGCTCTGCATGGCCTCAGACGCTATGACCAGGCATGCCACCTTCTGCAAACGGCTCTCGAGCTTTGCCCCGCCCGAGCAACAAAAGATATTGAAAAAGCTCTGCGACTGTGCAAGGCCGCCTATGTACGCAGGGAGTACAACATTTCGGAGTTCTTGCTCGGAAGGCAGCCGCCTCCAGAGGTTGAGGAGTTCATTGGGGATGTGAAGATCAACAAGACCAGGGGTGGCAGGGATCGGGGCCTTGGTCGGGGTCGCGGGCTCTTCGCAACGAAAGACATTAGCGTCGGCCAGCTGTTCTTAGTGAGCAACGCAGCTGTCATCGTTAATCGCTCGGTAAGGCCTCTCAAGATTGATCCGAGCCACGAAATAAAGACGTCTTTGCAGGAAGATCTTGTAGACGCCGTTTTGGATGCTTCCAAGAAATCACAGAAACTGTGCCAGCAGCTTTTTCAGCTGGACGACGGTACTACACAAGTTCGCTCTTCATTCCCGGCCATTGATTTGTTTCATACACACTGCCAGGAAAGAAAAGAGGTGCGGCGAGAACTCAAAGAGCAGCGGATACGAAACATTGTTTCCCTAAACTCTTTCGGCGGGGAATACAAGAAATTTACAGGGGAGGGCCCAGAAAATGCAGAGCCGTTGGGTTTTACAGGGTTGTGGCTACTGCCGTCATTTATCAATCACTCATGCCTCCCCAACGCGACCGGACTCCATGTAGGAAAAGCAATGTTCTTGCATGCGGCAAAACCAATCAAGAAAGGAGAAGAGATTACCATCTCTTACTTTGACGCTTTGCTTCCTCAGTCAAGAAGAGAGAAGATTTGCGGGGCCTGGGGTTTTGATCGGTGCATGAAGTGCAGACGTTGTGGTCTGGAGAGGTCTCTCAGAACTGCTCTGGAGAGCTTGAATGCACAGTTTGAGTCTTTGCACCATGACGCGCTACAGGAAACCAACACCGCAATGTCTGCAGGACAAGACTCTCCCACAGAGCTTCCCAAGTCTGCAGAATTCGCCCAGGTCTTTGAAAAATTGGAGCAAATACTGGCAAAGTACACTACaatgaaggaagaagaaaagaattgGGTTCGGGCGTCCTACGTGACTGCATATTGGGCCGGAATGCAATCGGACAAGTTATCTTCCGTGGATCCCATTCTGTCCAGGGATAAAATTATACTGAACGCCGTTGTAAGCACCGTGCCAGGGGAGATTCGAACCCTTGCCATGGTGGACCAAATGCTTCAAGGGCTAAAGCACCAGATTGGCAATGAAGGATCGGCTGTAAAGTCTTTCTTAGAACAAGCGACAGATGTATATGTGCGAGTGTTTGGTACACACGGTGAAATTTTTTCAGGTGCAAAGTCTACAATCTTGTAG
- the LOC131045830 gene encoding methyltransferase FGSG_00040-like yields MSRLRAAEASEIFNKETLVQQHETAARSHVHLQAGSPFTSVADPVPRLRPIRLRELNVGRTHLGRVLFGTLCVDPFKNVGIMTVLQDDQGLAIRVAVYNVASSGSSHAALNALNAIYPKGAKVAIMDPYFKRDEDGDLAIRVDNPANLVRITGEVTLDIEPMSELERECGKGNKCFRGRDWRGAVTHYTNCILAPNDGEAAKQARLLAYSNRAETYLQMGEFKRALEDSEQSLGIEPTHLKTLYRKGRALHGLEDYAQACQVLQTALQLGPGQADIEDALRRSRASCARSRQGEYDISAFLLGMQPPGKIGDFVGDVEIKKTRDGRRRGLYATENVSTGELLLVSNAVAIDDIGLRPFKFDDRDIIEVYSSQEDLVAAVISAAEKSQKLLQQLYTLDDGSEQVRASTPATDLFDVNCPETTEMPLLQIDKPRIRLIVSRNSLAGEGETSDSSWSWGFSGLWLLPSFINHSCLPNTTRLNVGRAMFLHAAKPIGKGEEITISYFDALLPLSQRESMSQVWSFKCNCKRCALEKSLGTLLKSLNAQFEALHNKALEETNHARSSGKEFPTKLPKSAEFAKVYEKMEKRLCKDRGMKAEEKNWVRASYVTAYWAGTQSDEFFDKILEDPIPSGDEILEAVVNTVPGDLRTLAMAAHQAEGVRQWIGNAGWAIEYCAKQARDACVRVLGKHSEHIIEALIHRHAKSAIF; encoded by the coding sequence ATGTCTCGCCTCCGAGCGGCAGAAGCTTCGGAGATATTTAATAAGGAAACTCTGGTTCAGCAACATGAGACTGCTGCCCGAAGCCATGTTCATTTACAAGCAGGCAGTCCCTTCACTTCCGTGGCAGATCCTGTCCCCCGCCTCCGACCCATCAGACTCCGGGAGTTAAATGTAGGGCGTACCCATCTTGGCCGGGTCCTTTTCGGCACCCTCTGCGTAGACCCCTTCAAAAATGTTGGCATCATGACTGTGCTCCAAGATGACCAAGGCCTTGCCATTAGAGTGGCCGTCTACAATGTAGCATCGTCAGGGTCCAGCCATGCGGCACTCAACGCGCTCAACGCAATATATCCCAAGGGAGCCAAGGTGGCGATCATGGATCCCTACTTCAAGCGAGACGAAGATGGAGACCTCGCTATTAGAGTAGACAATCCTGCAAACCTGGTAAGAATTACGGGAGAAGTAACATTGGACATTGAGCCGATGTCGGAGTTGGAGAGGGAGTGCGGCAAGGGCAACAAGTGCTTCCGGGGGCGAGACTGGCGGGGTGCCGTCACCCACTACACTAACTGCATTCTGGCACCAAATGATGGCGAAGCGGCCAAACAGGCGCGGTTGCTTGCTTATTCCAACAGAGCAGAGACGTACCTCCAGATGGGCGAGTTTAAGCGGGCGTTAGAGGACTCCGAGCAGAGTCTCGGGATCGAACCCACCCATCTGAAAACCCTCTACCGAAAAGGCCGCGCTCTGCACGGCCTCGAAGACTATGCCCAGGCATGCCAAGTTCTGCAAACGGCGCTCCAGCTTGGCCCCGGCCAAGCAGATATTGAAGATGCTCTGAGACGGTCCAGGGCTTCTTGTGCTCGGAGCCGCCAGGGGGAGTACGACATTTCAGCCTTCTTGCTCGGAATGCAACCGCCTGGGAAGATTGGTGACTTCGTTGGTGATGTGGAAATCAAAAAGACCAGGGACGGCAGGCGCCGCGGGCTATACGCTACGGAAAACGTTAGCACTGGTGAGCTCCTTCTAGTGAGCAACGCCGTCGCCATCGATGACATCGGGCTCAGGCCTTTCAAGTTTGATGACAGAGACATAATAGAAGTATACTCTTCGCAGGAAGATCTTGTAGCCGCCGTAATCAGTGCTGCCGAAAAATCTCAGAAACTGCTGCAGCAGCTTTATACCCTAGACGACGGTTCTGAACAAGTCCGCGCTTCGACGCCGGCCACGGACTTGTTTGATGTAAACTGCCCAGAAACAACGGAAATGCCTCTGCTACAGATTGACAAGCCGCGCATCCGACTCATTGTTTCCCGAAACTCCTTGGCTGGAGAGGGAGAGACATCGGATAGCAGTTGGAGTTGGGGTTTTAGCGGGCTGTGGCTGCTGCCATCGTTTATCAATCACTCCTGCCTCCCCAATACAACCAGACTTAATGTAGGAAGAGCAATGTTTTTGCATGCGGCAAAGCCAATCGGCAAGGGAGAAGAAATCACCATTTCTTACTTCGACGCCCTGCTACCCCTCTCACAGCGAGAATCCATGTCTCAGGTCTGGAGTTTCAAGTGCAATTGCAAGCGTTGCGCTCTGGAGAAGTCTCTCGGGACTCTCTTAAAGAGCTTGAATGCACAGTTTGAGGCATTACACAACAAGGCTCTGGAGGAAACAAACCACGCAAGGTCGTCAGGAAAAGAATTTCCAACAAAGCTTCCCAAGTCTGCAGAATTTGCCAAGGTTTATGAAAAGATGGAGAAGAGGCTCTGTAAAGACCGTGGAATGAAGGCAGAAGAAAAGAATTGGGTTCGGGCGTCTTATGTGACTGCTTACTGGGCTGGAACGCAGTCCGATGAGTTCTTCGACAAGATCCTTGAGGACCCAATTCCTTCGGGTGATGAAATCCTGGAGGCCGTTGTAAACACCGTGCCAGGCGACTTGAGAACCCTTGCCATGGCGGCTCACCAGGCGGAAGGTGTAAGGCAGTGGATTGGTAATGCAGGCTGGGCCATAGAGTACTGTGCAAAACAAGCTAGAGATGCATGTGTGCGAGTGTTGGGTAAACACAGTGAACACATTATTGAAGCGCTCATACACCGGCATGCAAAGTCTGCAATTTTTTAA